Proteins encoded together in one Bifidobacterium sp. ESL0745 window:
- a CDS encoding BspA family leucine-rich repeat surface protein codes for MMSFNVFASADSLPDGTASDPTSANTSSASSQTAQTTAADSASGSNGTNQVGAQDETPSRHAQVGPQASCSPTTWVDWGTPYSGSTGVSGMDRSTVQWRITSDCVLHLSGGLSPNIPNSSTYVPWINEQDEITAIKVEGNLTLYKSNIALNPIFADIPNLTTVDTTGGQLHLAANATAGLFESDDALATINGITSWDTSKATGMASMFYACTGLRQLDLSGFNTANVVDMSDMFDGDTALTSIAFSGSFATGKVTSMYKMFNNCAALTSASLDLSNFDTHSVKSLNSMFAGCSDLTSLNLSNFNTSNVTDMSGMFQSCRDLTSVNLSSFVTTNVTTMNSMFNDCVSLTSWGQTNFSTPLVTDMGQMFAGCTNLTTLDISSFDTSQAGSSMSSMLPKGLRKLKLGASTKLDSNAFADVNSGINWEEMSSLDDSATHIGHIGNLSTLQTRAASGSPAGSYWDSTFMPSGVQLAINANGGTANFTPVSYDTTTAPATITVPQANMITANKSQNIFSGWDTCASGGTSGGCKSYQPNDTITVAKGDSYPTRTITLYAQWVRAPAPVIDPYSPAIHAPLTTSPTIDVTVSNTAGPAGGPAANALIGSTTTITTGQGPWSTETGPGTWSYTGRPIADLQPNMGAPYVINAVTTMTDPSTGNTVSTSTRKNGMLPYLKVTFNANGGTGAPADMSGYGDPGNNNLTGFTIPANVIPTKGPHDMFAGWATSATATQPDPAYNPGNHAPTYWDSSRGHDDSGKTLTLYAVWHEAKAPVITEVHRDPTSHHVIATGTSQPWNVIGGAPTLTGNSSRGLKITGASITSDNKLTVTGLATGVGANYESVVTVRVRACAANNSSTAPPQKTGWSNDNNNIPAGCSQIFGIPAYSVWSSFPFWLSGLNTEWTAANLDISGKPYVWIYVQYQSGPIDGPLMLTNPSVQGSDNSVKTCVKPSGTSASNYVCGTATMDNASAFDGTTAHSWSLDLPESTAFDNAKNYDTSSHLYINDIWRQPSGGTVISPEAYLGVAPPATILPFTGGIFRRIAMALAALIGAVAVLLATFVAFRRRILRRQSL; via the coding sequence ATGATGTCGTTCAACGTGTTCGCAAGTGCGGATAGCCTGCCGGATGGCACTGCTTCTGACCCAACCAGCGCAAACACTTCATCCGCCTCATCGCAAACCGCACAAACCACTGCTGCAGATTCTGCAAGCGGGTCAAACGGCACAAACCAAGTCGGCGCACAAGACGAAACACCATCACGACACGCGCAGGTAGGCCCTCAAGCCAGCTGCTCGCCGACGACCTGGGTCGACTGGGGGACGCCATACTCCGGATCCACCGGGGTCAGCGGAATGGACCGCAGCACCGTCCAATGGCGAATCACCAGCGATTGCGTATTACACCTTAGCGGCGGTCTCAGCCCCAATATTCCAAACAGTTCAACATACGTCCCTTGGATTAACGAACAGGACGAGATTACCGCTATCAAGGTCGAAGGCAACCTCACGCTGTACAAAAGCAATATCGCGCTGAACCCCATCTTCGCCGACATACCCAACCTCACAACCGTCGACACCACCGGCGGGCAACTGCACCTGGCGGCCAACGCGACGGCCGGGCTCTTCGAAAGCGACGACGCGCTGGCCACCATCAACGGGATCACCAGCTGGGACACCAGCAAAGCCACCGGCATGGCCAGCATGTTCTACGCCTGCACAGGGTTGAGACAACTGGACCTCTCCGGCTTCAACACCGCCAACGTGGTCGACATGAGCGACATGTTCGACGGCGACACTGCGCTCACGTCAATCGCCTTTTCTGGCAGTTTCGCAACGGGCAAGGTGACCAGCATGTACAAGATGTTCAATAATTGCGCGGCGCTGACTTCCGCTTCCCTTGATTTATCCAACTTCGATACCCACTCCGTGAAGAGCCTGAATAGCATGTTTGCCGGTTGCTCAGATCTCACTTCCCTCAATCTTTCCAACTTCAATACCAGCAACGTCACCGACATGAGCGGCATGTTCCAAAGCTGCAGAGACCTCACCTCGGTCAATCTCTCAAGTTTCGTCACAACCAACGTGACCACCATGAACAGCATGTTCAACGATTGCGTCTCGCTGACCTCTTGGGGCCAGACCAATTTCTCCACCCCGCTCGTCACCGATATGGGGCAGATGTTCGCCGGGTGCACCAACCTCACGACCCTTGATATCTCAAGCTTCGACACCAGCCAAGCCGGCTCGTCGATGAGCAGCATGCTGCCCAAAGGGCTGCGCAAGCTGAAGCTCGGGGCAAGCACGAAATTGGACAGCAACGCATTCGCCGACGTCAACAGCGGCATCAATTGGGAGGAAATGTCAAGTCTCGACGACAGCGCAACCCACATCGGGCACATCGGCAATTTGAGCACCCTACAGACGCGGGCGGCTTCCGGCAGCCCTGCCGGATCATATTGGGACTCAACGTTTATGCCGAGTGGCGTGCAGCTTGCGATCAACGCCAACGGCGGCACCGCCAACTTCACCCCGGTTTCCTACGACACCACCACCGCGCCCGCGACCATCACCGTGCCGCAGGCCAACATGATCACCGCCAACAAGTCGCAAAACATCTTCTCAGGCTGGGACACCTGCGCGAGCGGCGGCACCTCCGGCGGCTGCAAATCCTACCAACCGAACGACACCATCACCGTAGCCAAAGGCGATTCCTATCCCACCCGCACCATCACGCTATACGCCCAGTGGGTCAGGGCGCCAGCGCCCGTGATCGATCCTTACTCGCCTGCCATCCACGCCCCGCTCACTACCAGCCCGACCATCGATGTGACGGTATCGAACACCGCCGGGCCGGCCGGTGGACCCGCCGCCAACGCGCTTATCGGCAGCACAACCACTATCACCACTGGCCAAGGCCCTTGGTCCACCGAAACCGGACCCGGCACATGGAGTTACACGGGCCGCCCCATAGCCGACCTCCAGCCCAACATGGGCGCCCCCTACGTCATCAATGCGGTCACCACCATGACCGACCCTTCCACTGGCAACACCGTGTCCACTTCGACCCGGAAAAACGGCATGCTGCCTTACCTCAAGGTCACGTTCAATGCCAACGGCGGCACAGGCGCTCCGGCCGATATGTCCGGTTACGGAGACCCAGGCAATAACAACCTCACCGGATTCACCATTCCAGCAAACGTCATCCCCACCAAGGGCCCGCACGATATGTTCGCCGGATGGGCCACCAGCGCGACAGCCACACAACCCGACCCCGCCTATAACCCCGGCAATCACGCGCCAACCTACTGGGACAGCAGTAGGGGTCATGATGACAGCGGCAAAACCCTCACCCTTTACGCCGTATGGCACGAGGCGAAGGCGCCCGTCATCACCGAAGTGCACCGCGACCCGACGAGCCACCACGTCATCGCGACCGGCACCTCGCAGCCATGGAACGTCATCGGCGGCGCACCCACCCTCACCGGCAATTCGAGCAGGGGTTTGAAAATCACCGGTGCCTCTATCACCTCGGATAACAAACTTACGGTCACCGGCCTTGCCACAGGCGTAGGCGCCAATTATGAGAGCGTCGTAACCGTCCGCGTACGCGCCTGTGCCGCCAACAACAGCAGCACAGCACCGCCGCAAAAAACAGGCTGGAGCAACGACAATAACAACATTCCGGCCGGCTGCTCCCAAATCTTTGGAATACCCGCCTATAGCGTTTGGTCTTCATTCCCCTTCTGGCTCTCCGGGCTCAACACCGAATGGACCGCCGCCAACCTCGATATCAGTGGAAAACCTTACGTCTGGATCTACGTCCAATACCAAAGCGGCCCTATTGACGGCCCGCTTATGCTCACCAACCCTTCCGTCCAAGGCAGCGACAATTCGGTGAAGACCTGCGTCAAGCCATCGGGCACGTCAGCCAGCAACTACGTCTGCGGCACTGCAACCATGGACAACGCTTCGGCTTTCGACGGCACCACCGCCCACAGCTGGAGCCTCGACCTGCCCGAGAGCACCGCGTTCGACAACGCCAAGAACTACGACACCAGCTCGCACCTTTATATCAACGACATCTGGCGGCAGCCCTCAGGAGGCACCGTCATCTCGCCCGAAGCGTACCTCGGTGTCGCCCCGCCCGCGACCATCCTGCCCTTCACCGGCGGCATTTTCCGGCGCATCGCCATGGCGCTCGCCGCGCTGATCGGCGCCGTCGCCGTTCTGTTGGCCACATTCGTCGCGTTCCGCCGGCGTATCCTGCGCAGGCAAAGCCTCTAA
- a CDS encoding ClC family H(+)/Cl(-) exchange transporter, with the protein MATVGISRRSQWIVAARAVVCGLIAGVLVTCYRQGIEWGTQFARWMYSQIRVNPWLIAPWALAAVAVGLFVAWLVKLEPMASGSGIPQVEGVVRLGLKMRAGVVLLVRFAGGLLCGMFGLSLGREGPSIQIGAAASQGVAQGMRKFRHKSKTVADSKDADGAGRVKTGIDKAEMDVNDESRGVSNAKAGTNTGKTANVDSQLAGAGSSLHRVDGREGAGGNKTAETNILITAGAAAGLSSAFNAPLSGMMFALEEVHHNFSPAILLSAAAASISADFVSKYWFGLKPVLDFARLSQLSLPQYWWMIPLGLVAGLVGVAMNKLLLGFQTLYNKLPWQIRPMISLAIALPVGIFLPQVLGGGESLIGFAERATDGIVFLLILLLVKMLFTSTSFGSGVPGGIFMPILAVGTLTGSIFGVALHAIEINGNPLVSTKIIPLFAVCAMAAALTASVKAPMTSILLTVEMSGTLMHMLPVAACSFIALLVSDLTGTEPIYDALLNRYVKGHSEHVAKS; encoded by the coding sequence ATGGCAACGGTAGGCATATCGCGGCGCAGCCAGTGGATTGTGGCGGCTCGCGCAGTGGTCTGCGGCCTGATTGCCGGGGTGCTGGTCACCTGCTATCGCCAGGGCATCGAATGGGGCACGCAGTTCGCGCGCTGGATGTACTCGCAAATCCGCGTCAATCCGTGGCTTATCGCACCTTGGGCGCTCGCAGCAGTAGCGGTCGGTCTCTTCGTTGCTTGGTTGGTCAAGCTGGAACCGATGGCATCCGGCAGTGGCATTCCACAGGTCGAAGGCGTAGTGCGGCTGGGTCTCAAAATGCGGGCTGGAGTGGTTCTGCTCGTTAGGTTTGCGGGCGGTCTGCTCTGCGGAATGTTCGGACTCTCGCTGGGTCGCGAAGGTCCGTCAATTCAGATCGGTGCCGCTGCCAGTCAGGGCGTGGCGCAGGGGATGAGAAAATTCCGGCATAAAAGTAAAACCGTCGCGGATTCAAAAGATGCAGATGGTGCCGGCCGTGTGAAAACGGGCATCGATAAAGCCGAGATGGATGTGAACGACGAGTCAAGAGGGGTCTCGAATGCAAAAGCGGGCACGAATACAGGCAAGACCGCGAACGTTGATAGCCAGTTAGCTGGTGCTGGCTCTTCTCTTCATCGTGTTGACGGCCGCGAAGGTGCAGGTGGCAACAAAACCGCCGAAACGAACATTCTCATCACCGCGGGCGCTGCCGCTGGGCTTTCGTCCGCGTTCAACGCCCCGCTTTCCGGCATGATGTTTGCGCTCGAAGAGGTGCATCACAACTTTTCGCCGGCCATTCTGCTTTCTGCGGCCGCGGCTTCGATAAGTGCCGATTTCGTTTCGAAATATTGGTTCGGTCTGAAGCCGGTGCTTGATTTCGCAAGATTATCGCAGCTGAGTCTTCCTCAATATTGGTGGATGATCCCGCTGGGGCTTGTCGCCGGTTTGGTCGGCGTGGCAATGAACAAACTGTTGCTTGGTTTTCAGACGCTATATAACAAACTGCCGTGGCAAATCCGGCCGATGATTTCGCTGGCTATTGCGTTGCCGGTCGGCATCTTCCTTCCGCAGGTTCTGGGCGGCGGCGAAAGCCTGATCGGTTTCGCGGAACGTGCAACCGATGGTATCGTTTTCCTGCTGATTCTGTTGCTCGTCAAGATGCTGTTCACGTCGACCAGTTTCGGCAGCGGCGTACCTGGCGGCATTTTCATGCCGATTCTTGCGGTCGGCACATTAACCGGTTCCATTTTCGGGGTCGCGCTTCATGCTATCGAAATCAATGGAAATCCGCTCGTTTCGACTAAAATCATTCCGCTTTTCGCCGTCTGTGCGATGGCTGCGGCGCTGACCGCTTCCGTCAAGGCGCCGATGACTTCGATCTTGCTGACTGTAGAGATGAGCGGTACCTTAATGCACATGCTTCCCGTCGCCGCCTGCAGCTTCATCGCTTTATTGGTCTCCGATTTGACCGGCACAGAGCCGATTTACGACGCCCTCCTGAATCGCTATGTAAAAGGACATTCTGAACATGTTGCTAAGTCTTAG
- a CDS encoding anion permease, with the protein MSSVLTKKKLSLALFLLCCIGLIFMWFTPAPARVQTFFIPFAVILVSLGVPPIVATMLLGLLTCISPGMTHYGTGTASIYYSTGYVSQKEWWKVGFIVSLVNLVIYAGVGTLWWKLIGLW; encoded by the coding sequence ATGTCTTCGGTACTCACCAAGAAGAAACTTTCTCTAGCCCTCTTCCTCCTATGCTGTATAGGCCTTATTTTTATGTGGTTCACGCCCGCGCCCGCGCGCGTGCAGACGTTCTTCATCCCGTTCGCGGTCATTCTGGTCTCGCTTGGCGTGCCGCCGATTGTGGCGACCATGCTGCTGGGCCTGCTGACCTGCATCTCGCCGGGCATGACGCATTACGGAACCGGCACCGCGTCGATCTACTACTCAACCGGTTACGTCAGCCAGAAGGAATGGTGGAAGGTCGGCTTCATCGTCAGTCTTGTCAACCTTGTTATTTACGCCGGGGTCGGCACTCTTTGGTGGAAGTTGATCGGTTTATGGTAA